In the Gasterosteus aculeatus chromosome X, fGasAcu3.hap1.1, whole genome shotgun sequence genome, one interval contains:
- the LOC144383677 gene encoding Fanconi anemia group A protein homolog isoform X5, producing MSASDSCEAAPEKRTLSSLLAGRVAKRPKREDAGGLQQAAIQLLEQQQNICALLREVGDTDPWDVLHTRNGEQKPTGGVPSAASAALLVRELRRRAGRLGVPVAALSVTMVVERLKEIVGEGEDEARGLLTSSQRVQLCVLLESSRELLSQGALCPKLLWQEYRRDQRVPDLEVVCHLHFYNILTLRHIIESDEDARPWLVSQLKALCGWTPARGGEETKKMLSTVVGVLVGSGFELSPRPAAADRKAQLLCCSALDDLLFWLLDTVERSPMPPCAAAELWLEVFDASLCGVSASGETLQRFFTHSLTQTLTYKPQLTVSDAVALQNEWTFAKSNALLTSLFRKLAVVFGVEQLLRHLRQVLETREVNWKHVLCFLSTLLVCNPGAQLRLRELLSGLLSSAFEGYDLESMITAFLLARQGALEGPAVFPSYGSWFKMSFGGGGGPHAASKKSLVFLLKFLSDLVPFEPPQYLKVHILQSPYVPVKHRSLLMEYVSLAKTRLADLKEPVEDMGLYEDVSGEGAASLQGQAVQDVEKAVSLFESTGRISATVMEASIFRRPYFLTRFLPALLRPRTLPVQADARTSFIEALRKADKVPAAQYSQYVESCQKRRHEDAGAACSDTDDEPVEALSVQLQELTQLLDEASEGELSARLSRIAHALSAVFPGGPVELPGRRATVVDVILRSFCQCVINASRAKPPNKQSSWASMFVGTLLGNAELLSALVHRLRDLFRNQASSLGAAHQLGLAALAVHLHAGAPRGPPVRLLGPVRVDEALSSALACGTRAGMLFCVRLCVAALSYGICRGDAVPPEQRQDYVLSGFYKKLLYLIPRLSPETRASPVAAGGPRGQEPPPGPWLGAAAGATWREAAGSLWRHPAFRQLQREPQYQLPLSEWLAAELSVQRGDDALSDPERQEYQQWACWELYLPRPEEQGGCGGDTRILCSHLLRAVMDQQLSSRSVETQDVRVSVTGTCLPDILSRLQELVYEMQVTDLRHGTGRPGVCDLLLESASRRCASSAPAGVSAELGLQRALDAWNRVVLALPAALLVKVKPDGGGATLEVDALVEHVNRLQRRACSPVGLLSCHLTSHFLRGLLCAGARCGRPGEEVNNAWSQISVCCPLLLVSAAHWWERLSPVLSSLWRRLCDGELLPAQLQLLEDCRTWACRLEKGQLLPAAPAAAAALLLAASLHRAWRGSVSGGRGLSELHRQVLVFLLFLCVKDHLSSLLDPQEETPRGAASAALCSDLLLALVDCADWLLLFHPSERGVYQPIAAVMSDQFARLMPWAFYSLLLRQSAELRRRAARSPGFLRTAVPCYAGLLRLFLEGGVAEPPQVSEPRLFIFYFFGAGRRWGEKNAEFVFSGGAFRDSEPRQTVSPGSDPADAAGRRVLQWTQGAGVPVLRPGPRGGSGSLHAPPAREPQPRDGLPLTDAKTPDLLTCTLVVLTRPPPRNGTKYCFVKRIPTFYLYVFFYIMHTGHMNIRSPFSANSNVTQ from the exons ATGTCAGCGAGCGACTCGTGTGAAGCGGCTCCCGAGAAGAGGACTCTGTCGAGCCTCCTCG CCGGCCGCGTGGCGAAGAGGCCGAAGCGGGAAGATGCTGGCGGTCTGCAGCAGGCGGCGatccagctgctggagcagcagcagaacatcTGCGCTCTGCTCAGGGAGGTCGGG GATACAGATCCGTGGGACGTTCTCCACACTCGGAACGGCGAGCAGAAACCGACTGGAGGCGTCCCGTCCGCCGCCTCGGCCGCCCTGCTGG TGCGGGAGCTGCGGCGGCGGGCCGGCCGGCTGGGCGTCCCGGTGGCGGCGCTGTCGGTGACGATGGTGGTGGAGAGGCTGAAGGAGATCGTCGGCGAGGGAGAGGACGAGGCGAGGgggctcctcacctcctcccagcGC GTCCAGCTGTGCGTCCTGCTGGAGTCCAGCAGAGAACTGCTGTCACAAGGGGCGCTGTGCCCCAAACTGCTGTGGCAGGAGTACAGGAGGGATCAG CGCGTTCCCGACCTGGAGGTGGTGTGCCATCTCCACTTTTACAACATCCTCACCTTGAGGCACATCATAGAGAG TGACGAAGACGCGAGGCCGTGGTTGGTGTCTCAGCTGAAGGCTCTGTGCGGCTGGACGCCTGCACGTGGAGGCGAGGAGACCAAGAAGATGCTCTCGA CGGTGGTCGGCGTCCTGGTGGGGAGCGGCTTTGAGCTGAGCCCGAGGCCGGCGGCCGCCGACAGGAAGGcgcagctgctctgctgctcggCGCTGGACGACCTGCTCTTCT gGCTGCTTGACACTGTGGAAAGGAGTCCGATGCCGCCGTGTGCTGCAGCTGAGCTATG GCTCGAGGTGTTCGACGCCTCGCTGTGTGGGGTTTCGGCCTCGGGAGAGACCCTTCAGCGGTTCTTCACACACTCGCTCACCCAGACTCTCACTTACAAGCCGCAATTAACCG TGTCCGATGCCGTCGCCCTGCAGAACGAGTGGACCTTCGCCAAATCCAACGCGCTGTTGACCTCTCTGTTCCGCAAG CTGGCCGTGGTCTTCGgtgtggagcagctgctgcgACACCTGCGGCAGGTTCTGGAGACCCGCGAGGTGAACTGGAAGCACGTCCTGTGCTTCCTGTCCACGCTGCTGGTGTGCAACCCGGGCGCGCAGCTCCGCCTGAGAG AGCTGCTGTCCGGACTGCTGAGCTCGGCGTTTGAAGGCTACGACTTGGAGAGCATGATCACCGCTTTCCTCTTGGCGCGCCAGGGAGCGCTGGAGGGACCCGCCGTCTTCCCGTCCTACGGCAGCTGGTTCAAG ATGTCGTTCGGGGGAGGCGGTGGCCCCCATGCGGCCAGTAAGAAATCCCTGGTCTTTCTGCTGAAGTTCCTGTCTGACCTGGTGCCCTTTGAACCCCCGCAGTACCTCAAG GTCCACATCCTGCAGTCTCCATACGTACCTGTGAAGCACCGGAGTCTCCTGATGGAGTACGTCTCTCTGGCCAAGACCCGGCTGGCTGACCTCAAG gagccaGTGGAGGACATGGGTTTATACGAGGACGTCTCTGGCGAAGGCGCGGCGTCATTGCAG ggcCAGGCGGTGCAGGACGTGGAGAAGGCCGTGTCTCTGTTTGAAAGCACAGGGAGAATCTCCGCCACGGTGATGGAGGCCAG taTATTCCGGCGGCCGTACTTCCTGACGCGCTTCCTTCCCGCTCTGCTGAGGCCGAGGACG CTTCCCGTCCAGGCCGACGCGCGGACGAGCTTCATCGAGGCTCTGAGAAA GGCAGATAAGGTTCCCGCTGCCCAGTATTCCCAGTATGTGGAGTCCTGCCAGAAACGGAGGCACGAGGACG CCGGCGCCGCGTGTTCGGACACCGACGATGAGCCCGTGGAGGCTCTGAGCGTCCAGCTGCAGGAGCTCACGCAGCTGCTCGATGAGGCGAGTGAGGGAG AGTTGTCCGCCCGGCTGTCCCGGATCGCCCACGCTCTGAGCGCCGTCTTCCCCGGTGGTCCCGTCGAGCTCCCCGGGCGCCGCGCCACC gTGGTCGACGTGATCCTGAGGAGCTTCTGCCAGTGCGTGATCAACGCCTCCAGAGCGAAGCCTCCCAACAA ACAAAGCTCTTGGGCCTCCATGTTTGTCGGCACGCTGCTCGGCAACGCGGAGCTCCTCTCCGCCCTCGTGCACCGACTCCGGGACCTGTTCCGCAACCAG GCGTCTTCGCTGGGCGCCGCCCACCAGCTCGGCCTGGCGGCGTTGGCGGTGCATCTCCACGCCGGCGCCCCCCGGGGTCCTCCGGTCCGGCTGCTGGGGCCGGTGCGCGTCGACGAGGCCCTCAGCTCGGCGCTGGCCTGCGGCACGCGCGCCGGCATGCTCTTCTGCGTCAG GTTGTGCGTGGCTGCTTTGTCCTACGGGATCTGCAGAGGGGACGCGGTGCCGCCGGAGCAGCGGCAGGACTACGTCCTCAGCGGCTTCTACAAGAAG CTGCTGTACCTCATCCCGAGGCTGTCGCCTGAGACCAGAGCGTCTCCCGTCGCGGCCGGCGGCCCGCGGGGGCAGGAGCCGCCGCCGGGCCCGTGGCTCGGCGCCGCGGCGGGCGCCACCTGGAGGGAGGCCGCCGGGTCCCTGTGGAGGCACCCGGCGTTCCGTCAGCTGCAGCGCGAGCCGCAATACCAG TTGCCGCTGTCCGAATGGCTCGCCGCGGAGCTCAGCGTTCAGAGAGGGGACGACGCGCTGTCGGACCCAGAACG TCAggagtaccagcagtgggcctGCTGGGAGCTCTACCTGCCCCGTCCGGAGGAGCAGGGCGGCTGTGGAGGAGACACGAGGATCCTCTGCTCTCACCTGCTCCGCGCCGTCATGGACCAGCAGCTGAG CAGCCGGAGTGTGGAGACGCAGGATGTCAGAGTGTCCGTCACAGGCACCTGTCTGCCGGACATCCTGTCCCgcctacag gagCTCGTCTACGAGATGCAAGTGACCGACCTCCGCCACGGAACCGGCCGACCCGGCGTGTGCGACCTCCTGCTGGAATCGGCGTCCCGGCGATGCGCCTCATCAGCCCCGGCGGGCGTCAGCGCGGAGCTCGGCCTGCAGCGGGCGCTGGACGCGTGGAACAG ggtGGTGCTGGCTCTCCCTGCAGCGCTGCTGGTTAAAGTGAAGCCCGACGGAGGCGGCGCGACTCTGGAGGTCGACGCGCTGGTGGAACACGTCAACCGGCTCCAG AGACGGGCCTGTTCCCCGGTCGGGTTGCTGTCCTGCCACCTGACGTCACACTTCCTGAGA GGGCTGCTGTGTGCCGGCGCGCGCTGCGGACGCCCCGGGGAAGAAGTCAACAACGCCTGGTCCCAGATCAGTGTCTGCTGTCCGCTGCTCCTGGTCTCCGCCGCG cactgGTGGGAGCGTCTGTCTCCGGTGCTGTCGTCCCTCTGGCGGCGTCTGTGTGACGGAGAGCTTCTCCCGgcgcagctgcagctcctggaGGACTGTCGCACCTGGGCCTGCAG GCTGGAGAAGGGGCAGCTGCTGCCGGCGGCGccagcggctgctgctgctctgctgctggctGCCAGCCTGCACCGGGCCTGGCGAGGCAGCGTGAGCGGTGGGCGGGGCCTCAGCGAGCTGCACCGACAG GTGCTGGTCTTCCTGCTCTTCCTGTGCGTTAAGGACCATCTGTCATCCCTCCTGGATCCACAG gaggagaccccccGCGGGGCGGCGTCGGCGGCTCTGTGCAGCGACCTGCTGCTGGCCTTGGTGGACTGCGCCGactggctcctcctcttccatccaAGCG AACGAGGCGTCTACCAGCCCATCGCCGCGGTGATGTCGGACCAGTTCGCCCGACTGATGCCGTGGGCCTTCTACAG CCTGCTGCTGCGGCAGAGCGCCGAGCTGCGGCGCCGCGCGGCGCGCAGCCCGGGCTTCCTCCGCACCGCCGTCCCCTGCTACGCCGGCCTGCTGCGGCTCTTCCTGGAGGGAGGCGTGGCCGAACCCCCTCAGGTGAGCGAGCCgcggttatttattttttatttttttggagcGGGACGacgttggggggaaaaaaacgccgAGTTTGTTTTCTCAGGTGGAGCCTTTCGGGATTCTGAGCCGCGCCAAACAGTTTCTCCTGGGAGCGATCCCGCAGACGCCGCCGGGCGCCGCGTCCTCCAGTGGACTCAGGGAG CTGGAGTCCCAGTGCTCAGACCTGGACCCCGAGGTGGCAGCGGCTCTCTCCATGCACCTCCAGCCCGAGAGCCTCAGCCCAGAGATGGACTTCCTCTAACAGATGCCAAGACACCGgatcttctcacctgcaccttGGTGGTTCTGACTCGACCGCCTCCCAGAAACGGGACTAAATACTGCTTTGTAAAAAGAATTCCTACGTTTTATTTATACGTATTTTTCTACATAATGCACACAGGACACATGAACATCAGAAGCCCTTTTAGCGCCAATAGTAATGTAACGCAATAa
- the LOC144383677 gene encoding Fanconi anemia group A protein homolog isoform X4 has protein sequence MSASDSCEAAPEKRTLSSLLAGRVAKRPKREDAGGLQQAAIQLLEQQQNICALLREVGVSERPSDTDPWDVLHTRNGEQKPTGGVPSAASAALLVRELRRRAGRLGVPVAALSVTMVVERLKEIVGEGEDEARGLLTSSQRVQLCVLLESSRELLSQGALCPKLLWQEYRRDQRVPDLEVVCHLHFYNILTLRHIIESDEDARPWLVSQLKALCGWTPARGGEETKKMLSTVVGVLVGSGFELSPRPAAADRKAQLLCCSALDDLLFWLLDTVERSPMPPCAAAELWLEVFDASLCGVSASGETLQRFFTHSLTQTLTYKPQLTVSDAVALQNEWTFAKSNALLTSLFRKLAVVFGVEQLLRHLRQVLETREVNWKHVLCFLSTLLVCNPGAQLRLRELLSGLLSSAFEGYDLESMITAFLLARQGALEGPAVFPSYGSWFKMSFGGGGGPHAASKKSLVFLLKFLSDLVPFEPPQYLKVHILQSPYVPVKHRSLLMEYVSLAKTRLADLKEPVEDMGLYEDVSGEGAASLQGQAVQDVEKAVSLFESTGRISATVMEASIFRRPYFLTRFLPALLRPRTLPVQADARTSFIEALRKADKVPAAQYSQYVESCQKRRHEDAGAACSDTDDEPVEALSVQLQELTQLLDEASEGELSARLSRIAHALSAVFPGGPVELPGRRATVVDVILRSFCQCVINASRAKPPNKQSSWASMFVGTLLGNAELLSALVHRLRDLFRNQASSLGAAHQLGLAALAVHLHAGAPRGPPVRLLGPVRVDEALSSALACGTRAGMLFCVRLCVAALSYGICRGDAVPPEQRQDYVLSGFYKKLLYLIPRLSPETRASPVAAGGPRGQEPPPGPWLGAAAGATWREAAGSLWRHPAFRQLQREPQYQLPLSEWLAAELSVQRGDDALSDPERQEYQQWACWELYLPRPEEQGGCGGDTRILCSHLLRAVMDQQLSSRSVETQDVRVSVTGTCLPDILSRLQELVYEMQVTDLRHGTGRPGVCDLLLESASRRCASSAPAGVSAELGLQRALDAWNRVVLALPAALLVKVKPDGGGATLEVDALVEHVNRLQRRACSPVGLLSCHLTSHFLRGLLCAGARCGRPGEEVNNAWSQISVCCPLLLVSAAHWWERLSPVLSSLWRRLCDGELLPAQLQLLEDCRTWACRLEKGQLLPAAPAAAAALLLAASLHRAWRGSVSGGRGLSELHRQVLVFLLFLCVKDHLSSLLDPQEETPRGAASAALCSDLLLALVDCADWLLLFHPSERGVYQPIAAVMSDQFARLMPWAFYSLLLRQSAELRRRAARSPGFLRTAVPCYAGLLRLFLEGGVAEPPQVSEPRLFIFYFFGAGRRWGEKNAEFVFSGGAFRDSEPRQTVSPGSDPADAAGRRVLQWTQGAGVPVLRPGPRGGSGSLHAPPAREPQPRDGLPLTDAKTPDLLTCTLVVLTRPPPRNGTKYCFVKRIPTFYLYVFFYIMHTGHMNIRSPFSANSNVTQ, from the exons ATGTCAGCGAGCGACTCGTGTGAAGCGGCTCCCGAGAAGAGGACTCTGTCGAGCCTCCTCG CCGGCCGCGTGGCGAAGAGGCCGAAGCGGGAAGATGCTGGCGGTCTGCAGCAGGCGGCGatccagctgctggagcagcagcagaacatcTGCGCTCTGCTCAGGGAGGTCGGGGTGAGCGAGAGGCCTTCG GATACAGATCCGTGGGACGTTCTCCACACTCGGAACGGCGAGCAGAAACCGACTGGAGGCGTCCCGTCCGCCGCCTCGGCCGCCCTGCTGG TGCGGGAGCTGCGGCGGCGGGCCGGCCGGCTGGGCGTCCCGGTGGCGGCGCTGTCGGTGACGATGGTGGTGGAGAGGCTGAAGGAGATCGTCGGCGAGGGAGAGGACGAGGCGAGGgggctcctcacctcctcccagcGC GTCCAGCTGTGCGTCCTGCTGGAGTCCAGCAGAGAACTGCTGTCACAAGGGGCGCTGTGCCCCAAACTGCTGTGGCAGGAGTACAGGAGGGATCAG CGCGTTCCCGACCTGGAGGTGGTGTGCCATCTCCACTTTTACAACATCCTCACCTTGAGGCACATCATAGAGAG TGACGAAGACGCGAGGCCGTGGTTGGTGTCTCAGCTGAAGGCTCTGTGCGGCTGGACGCCTGCACGTGGAGGCGAGGAGACCAAGAAGATGCTCTCGA CGGTGGTCGGCGTCCTGGTGGGGAGCGGCTTTGAGCTGAGCCCGAGGCCGGCGGCCGCCGACAGGAAGGcgcagctgctctgctgctcggCGCTGGACGACCTGCTCTTCT gGCTGCTTGACACTGTGGAAAGGAGTCCGATGCCGCCGTGTGCTGCAGCTGAGCTATG GCTCGAGGTGTTCGACGCCTCGCTGTGTGGGGTTTCGGCCTCGGGAGAGACCCTTCAGCGGTTCTTCACACACTCGCTCACCCAGACTCTCACTTACAAGCCGCAATTAACCG TGTCCGATGCCGTCGCCCTGCAGAACGAGTGGACCTTCGCCAAATCCAACGCGCTGTTGACCTCTCTGTTCCGCAAG CTGGCCGTGGTCTTCGgtgtggagcagctgctgcgACACCTGCGGCAGGTTCTGGAGACCCGCGAGGTGAACTGGAAGCACGTCCTGTGCTTCCTGTCCACGCTGCTGGTGTGCAACCCGGGCGCGCAGCTCCGCCTGAGAG AGCTGCTGTCCGGACTGCTGAGCTCGGCGTTTGAAGGCTACGACTTGGAGAGCATGATCACCGCTTTCCTCTTGGCGCGCCAGGGAGCGCTGGAGGGACCCGCCGTCTTCCCGTCCTACGGCAGCTGGTTCAAG ATGTCGTTCGGGGGAGGCGGTGGCCCCCATGCGGCCAGTAAGAAATCCCTGGTCTTTCTGCTGAAGTTCCTGTCTGACCTGGTGCCCTTTGAACCCCCGCAGTACCTCAAG GTCCACATCCTGCAGTCTCCATACGTACCTGTGAAGCACCGGAGTCTCCTGATGGAGTACGTCTCTCTGGCCAAGACCCGGCTGGCTGACCTCAAG gagccaGTGGAGGACATGGGTTTATACGAGGACGTCTCTGGCGAAGGCGCGGCGTCATTGCAG ggcCAGGCGGTGCAGGACGTGGAGAAGGCCGTGTCTCTGTTTGAAAGCACAGGGAGAATCTCCGCCACGGTGATGGAGGCCAG taTATTCCGGCGGCCGTACTTCCTGACGCGCTTCCTTCCCGCTCTGCTGAGGCCGAGGACG CTTCCCGTCCAGGCCGACGCGCGGACGAGCTTCATCGAGGCTCTGAGAAA GGCAGATAAGGTTCCCGCTGCCCAGTATTCCCAGTATGTGGAGTCCTGCCAGAAACGGAGGCACGAGGACG CCGGCGCCGCGTGTTCGGACACCGACGATGAGCCCGTGGAGGCTCTGAGCGTCCAGCTGCAGGAGCTCACGCAGCTGCTCGATGAGGCGAGTGAGGGAG AGTTGTCCGCCCGGCTGTCCCGGATCGCCCACGCTCTGAGCGCCGTCTTCCCCGGTGGTCCCGTCGAGCTCCCCGGGCGCCGCGCCACC gTGGTCGACGTGATCCTGAGGAGCTTCTGCCAGTGCGTGATCAACGCCTCCAGAGCGAAGCCTCCCAACAA ACAAAGCTCTTGGGCCTCCATGTTTGTCGGCACGCTGCTCGGCAACGCGGAGCTCCTCTCCGCCCTCGTGCACCGACTCCGGGACCTGTTCCGCAACCAG GCGTCTTCGCTGGGCGCCGCCCACCAGCTCGGCCTGGCGGCGTTGGCGGTGCATCTCCACGCCGGCGCCCCCCGGGGTCCTCCGGTCCGGCTGCTGGGGCCGGTGCGCGTCGACGAGGCCCTCAGCTCGGCGCTGGCCTGCGGCACGCGCGCCGGCATGCTCTTCTGCGTCAG GTTGTGCGTGGCTGCTTTGTCCTACGGGATCTGCAGAGGGGACGCGGTGCCGCCGGAGCAGCGGCAGGACTACGTCCTCAGCGGCTTCTACAAGAAG CTGCTGTACCTCATCCCGAGGCTGTCGCCTGAGACCAGAGCGTCTCCCGTCGCGGCCGGCGGCCCGCGGGGGCAGGAGCCGCCGCCGGGCCCGTGGCTCGGCGCCGCGGCGGGCGCCACCTGGAGGGAGGCCGCCGGGTCCCTGTGGAGGCACCCGGCGTTCCGTCAGCTGCAGCGCGAGCCGCAATACCAG TTGCCGCTGTCCGAATGGCTCGCCGCGGAGCTCAGCGTTCAGAGAGGGGACGACGCGCTGTCGGACCCAGAACG TCAggagtaccagcagtgggcctGCTGGGAGCTCTACCTGCCCCGTCCGGAGGAGCAGGGCGGCTGTGGAGGAGACACGAGGATCCTCTGCTCTCACCTGCTCCGCGCCGTCATGGACCAGCAGCTGAG CAGCCGGAGTGTGGAGACGCAGGATGTCAGAGTGTCCGTCACAGGCACCTGTCTGCCGGACATCCTGTCCCgcctacag gagCTCGTCTACGAGATGCAAGTGACCGACCTCCGCCACGGAACCGGCCGACCCGGCGTGTGCGACCTCCTGCTGGAATCGGCGTCCCGGCGATGCGCCTCATCAGCCCCGGCGGGCGTCAGCGCGGAGCTCGGCCTGCAGCGGGCGCTGGACGCGTGGAACAG ggtGGTGCTGGCTCTCCCTGCAGCGCTGCTGGTTAAAGTGAAGCCCGACGGAGGCGGCGCGACTCTGGAGGTCGACGCGCTGGTGGAACACGTCAACCGGCTCCAG AGACGGGCCTGTTCCCCGGTCGGGTTGCTGTCCTGCCACCTGACGTCACACTTCCTGAGA GGGCTGCTGTGTGCCGGCGCGCGCTGCGGACGCCCCGGGGAAGAAGTCAACAACGCCTGGTCCCAGATCAGTGTCTGCTGTCCGCTGCTCCTGGTCTCCGCCGCG cactgGTGGGAGCGTCTGTCTCCGGTGCTGTCGTCCCTCTGGCGGCGTCTGTGTGACGGAGAGCTTCTCCCGgcgcagctgcagctcctggaGGACTGTCGCACCTGGGCCTGCAG GCTGGAGAAGGGGCAGCTGCTGCCGGCGGCGccagcggctgctgctgctctgctgctggctGCCAGCCTGCACCGGGCCTGGCGAGGCAGCGTGAGCGGTGGGCGGGGCCTCAGCGAGCTGCACCGACAG GTGCTGGTCTTCCTGCTCTTCCTGTGCGTTAAGGACCATCTGTCATCCCTCCTGGATCCACAG gaggagaccccccGCGGGGCGGCGTCGGCGGCTCTGTGCAGCGACCTGCTGCTGGCCTTGGTGGACTGCGCCGactggctcctcctcttccatccaAGCG AACGAGGCGTCTACCAGCCCATCGCCGCGGTGATGTCGGACCAGTTCGCCCGACTGATGCCGTGGGCCTTCTACAG CCTGCTGCTGCGGCAGAGCGCCGAGCTGCGGCGCCGCGCGGCGCGCAGCCCGGGCTTCCTCCGCACCGCCGTCCCCTGCTACGCCGGCCTGCTGCGGCTCTTCCTGGAGGGAGGCGTGGCCGAACCCCCTCAGGTGAGCGAGCCgcggttatttattttttatttttttggagcGGGACGacgttggggggaaaaaaacgccgAGTTTGTTTTCTCAGGTGGAGCCTTTCGGGATTCTGAGCCGCGCCAAACAGTTTCTCCTGGGAGCGATCCCGCAGACGCCGCCGGGCGCCGCGTCCTCCAGTGGACTCAGGGAG CTGGAGTCCCAGTGCTCAGACCTGGACCCCGAGGTGGCAGCGGCTCTCTCCATGCACCTCCAGCCCGAGAGCCTCAGCCCAGAGATGGACTTCCTCTAACAGATGCCAAGACACCGgatcttctcacctgcaccttGGTGGTTCTGACTCGACCGCCTCCCAGAAACGGGACTAAATACTGCTTTGTAAAAAGAATTCCTACGTTTTATTTATACGTATTTTTCTACATAATGCACACAGGACACATGAACATCAGAAGCCCTTTTAGCGCCAATAGTAATGTAACGCAATAa